One Mycolicibacterium fortuitum subsp. fortuitum genomic window carries:
- a CDS encoding cupredoxin domain-containing protein produces the protein MSRLAAVAASVFLLAGTSVACGQANSPGEHGEHSETVTVSSGTAVPAGPVIAIEGMGFSALGPVAPGTEITILNKDEVEHSVTSRTKGLFDVHVDGKGRATLTAPQDPGEYAYYCLYHPAMLGTLTVK, from the coding sequence GTGTCTCGACTAGCAGCGGTGGCGGCGTCGGTCTTCCTGCTCGCGGGGACGAGTGTGGCTTGTGGGCAAGCCAATTCGCCGGGGGAGCATGGCGAGCACTCCGAGACGGTCACCGTCAGTTCCGGAACAGCCGTCCCGGCGGGCCCCGTCATCGCGATCGAGGGAATGGGGTTCAGTGCACTGGGACCTGTGGCGCCGGGGACCGAGATCACGATCCTCAACAAAGACGAGGTCGAGCATTCGGTGACGTCGCGGACCAAGGGACTGTTCGACGTCCACGTCGACGGCAAAGGACGAGCCACACTGACAGCGCCGCAGGATCCAGGCGAATATGCGTACTACTGCCTCTATCACCCTGCGATGCTGGGTACCTTGACCGTCAAGTGA